The genome window CCGGAACTGAAAATAAATTTGAGAAAAAGAAAAAATCCTGATCGGTTTCTCGCCAGAACGCCAAGCCCGCAGAGTGTATGATTAGCGCGCTTTGCGAGAGAAAAAAGAAAGCAACAAATAGCCTATGAACTGTTTTGTAATTGGAAACGGCGGATGGGGCACGGCCCTCGCCATGACACTCGCCGGCAACGGCCACCGCGTAACCATCTGGGGCCCCTTCGAAGAAGAAATTGAAACGATCCGCAGCGCGGGCGAAAACAGTGTTTACCTGCCGGGCGTCGATCTTCCGTCGGAAATCAAGTGGACTTCCGATCCATCCGCCTCCGCCGGAACAGATCTGGTCGTCATGGTTACACCGTCACGCTTTTATCGCAGCACGCTCGAAACCTTTGTGCCGTACCTCAGCGAAAACACGCTGATTGTGAGCGCGACCAAAGGACTCGACGAAAAAACGCACCAACGGATGAGTGAAGTGGCCGAAGAAGTGCTTCACCGCGAAATCGCCGTGCTCTCCGGACCGAGCCACGCCGAAGAAGTGGCTCGCGGTGTCCCAACGGCCGTCACTGTCGCCGGCAGCGATTTCCAAACATTGGAAAAAATCCAGGCCGCTTTTATGGGCCCCGCGTTCCGCGTATACACCTCCGACGATCTCATCGGCGTCGAACTGGGCGGAACGCTCAAAAACGTCATCGCCGTCGCCGCCGGAATTCTCGACGGAATCGGACTGGGTGATAATTCCAAGGCCGCGCTGATGACGCGCGGACTGGCGGAAATCGCCCGCCTCGGCGCCGCTCTCGGCGCCAAACCGGAAACCTTCTCCGGCCTGAGCGGCATCGGCGACCTGATCGTTACCTGCGCCAGCCGTCACAGCCGCAACCGCTCGGTCGGAGAGCGTCTAGGAAGGGGTGAGAGCCTTCAGGAGATCATGAACGGAATGAAGCAGGTTGCGGAAGGAATCTGGAACGCTAAAGCCGCCCGCGATCTGGCAGAAAAACATCATATCGACGTGCCGATTACCGAAGAGGTCTGTCAGATTGTTGAGAACGGAAAAGACCCGAAGCAGGCGCTGCATGATTTAATGAACCGTGACCCCAAAGCTGAATAAAGGAATTTAATGATGCAGAAAAAACTGTCGTGTCTGATGTTAAGTCTGCTCGCCCTCACCCTGTCGGCGGTGGCGGCTTCCGTAAATATCATCTCCATTCCCGCCAGCACAATGGAAAAAACCATTCCGGCCACTCTGATTCTTCCGGATGCCTACGAGAACAACGCAGATCAGCGCTTCCCCGTCCTCTATCTGCTGCATGGTGCAGGCGGCAATCACGCCGGATGGAACAATGCTGCCGAAATCAGCAGGCTGGCCGACGAATACGGAATGATTGTTCTGTGTCCGGACGGTGGAAAAACCAGCTGGTATTTCGACAGTCCGATCGACCCGACCTATCAGTACGAAACCTATGTCGCCAAAGACTGCGTTCAGTTTATGGATTCGAACTACCGCACGCTGGCGCAGCGCGAGTCGCGCGCTACCTGCGGACTGAGCATGGGCGGTCATGGCGCTCTATTTCTGGCGATTCGCCATCTGGACACCTTCAGTGTGGCCGTGGCGCTGAGCGGCGGCGTGGATATCCGCCCCTTCCCGAACAACTGGGATATTAAGCTGCGCATCGGAGAAAAACAGACGAACCCGGAAAACTGGGAACAATTCACCGTCATCAACCTGGCCAAAAACCTCAAAAACGATGATCTGGCCATTTCTCTGGACTGCGGAACCGGCGACTTTTTCCGCGAAGTCAACCGCGCACTGCACCAGCAGCTGATTGACGACGGCATCGACCATCACTTTGAGGAAAACCCCGGCAAGCACAACTGGGACTACTGGAAATCTGCCATTCAGCGACAAATGATTTTTATCGATCAACACATCGCCCATTCCCTGGTGCAGTAATGAATACATTAAACAAAAGCGTCGTCCGCATCACCGCATTCCTAACCGTCCTGCTGCTGCTCGGCGGGCTGTTTTCCATGCTCAAATGGGTCGCACTGATCCTGTGTTTTGATGCACTGATCCGCGGATTTACAAACCTGCCGATCAGCCCCCTGCACCGCGCCGCCCGCGCGCAGTCGAAAATACTGCGTCGCGGTGCAACACCGGTTGATGCCGCACCATACCGTTTTGCGGCCAGAATCGGATTTGCCGTTTACGCCCTGATTACCCTTCTGGCCTTTACCGGCCTGATTGCGCCCGCACGAATCCTGACCCAGTTGATGGTTCTGGCCGCCGGAGTTGAAGCATTTGCGGGTATCAACATCTGGGGAAAAGTCTACACCCTGCTCCACAAATCCAGATGAACCGGCCTCCGCTCACCCTCGCCGCCTTCGGACTCTGTACCGACTGCCGAACCGTTCACACGCTCCCCGTTGGCAACAGCCGCCAATACGCGGACGGGCTGATAAAAGAACTCGATGAACGCAGATGCATAGACGACGCTTCCAATCCAAAATTTTCTACGGATTATCTCTGGGGCGACGCGCGCGGACAAATGTTCGGTGTGCTCGAATGCGAAGACAGAAACGGGAACTCCGTCGTGCTGAAAGCATTTTCCTGCCAGTACAACGGCGAGTGGAGCGTTGACGGATGGGTTCCTCCTATCCCGAACCCTCAGGCCTTTGAACAGCTGATTGCTGAGCCGGACCGAGAAATCAACATACGCACACGTGCACTGAAAAAACTGCAGGCAACCGACCCGGACCATTTCCAACTGTTTGAAGAGCGCAAGGCGCTCTCGCAGCAACTGATGAAGGAGATTCACGCTCTCTACCGCCTGACTAATTTTCGCGGAGCAACCCGGCCGCTATCAGCAATATTTCCTGGAGACAACATCCCCACCGGCGTCGGCGACTGCTGCGCGCCGAAACTGCTGAACTATGCCGTTCTCAACAAACTGAAACCGCTCGGCCTGAGCGAATTCTATTACGGCAGAGAAAACAAATCCGGAACCCGCCAACATAAAAAGTTCTATCCCGCCTGCGCCGAAAAATGCCGTCCAATTCTCGGCTTTATGCTCTGCGGACTGGATGGTGCTTCCGCCACAACAGCAGCACAAAAAAAATTAGAATTCCTTTTTGCCGACGACAGCCTCGTCGTTGTCGCGAAACCATCCGGCCTGCTGTCTGTCCCGGGCAAAGGACCGGAAAATCAGGACTGCGTCACCGCGCGAATCAGAGAAGTTTTTCCAGACTGCCCCGGCCATCCGGAAGTACACCGGCTCGATATGGACACCTCCGGCCTGATGGTGCTCGCGCTTAACCGCGATGCCCATCGCGAACTGTCGCGACAGTTCCACGACCGCGAAACCTCTAAAAAATATATTGCACTTCTGAACGGAGAGATCGAAGAGGGTTCCGGCGTAATCAAACTGCCGTTTCGACTCGACGTCGACAACCGGCCCATGCAGATCTACGATCCCGTCCACGGAAAGATCGGAATCACCCGCTGGAAGACGCTCGGCATCGAGGACGGGAAGACACGCGTTGAAATGATTCCGATCACTGGAAGAACCCATCAGCTGCGCGTACACGCCGCCTCAGAACACGGCATTGGAGTTCCAATCATTGGAGACCGTCTCTACGGAACCGGAACGGCTCCCGGCCAGCTGAAACTGCATGCCTCGTTTCTATCGTTCATCCATCCGGCTACCGGAAGGAAAATGCAGTTCACATCCGAACCACCGTTTTGATCAGGAAAGGCGGGAGACAAACCGGGCGATACGGGGCATAGCTTCTTTGAGGTCATCGAACGCCGTCGCAAAGCAGCAGCGCACCGACCCTTCACCGCAAGCGCCGAAGGCGGTCCCCGGAACAACCGCCACATTTTCTTCCTCAAGAAGTTTCATGGCAAAGTCGTAGGAGCTCAGCCCGAATTTTCCAATGGTTGGAAACATGTAAAAAGCTCCTCCGGGCAGAAAACACTCAACACCCATCTCCTGAAAAGCGCTGTGCATGTAGTTCCGGCGCGCGGCATAGCTCTCACGCATTCCGGCGATATCTTCTGCCGGGTTTTGGAGGGCCTCAAGAGCGGCACGCTGACTCAGTACAGGAGCACAAAGCATCGTGTACTGATGAATTTTCATCATAGCTTCCGTGAGCTCGGGCGGAGCGCAGGAGAAACCGAGTCGAAAACCCGTCATGGCCCATGCTTTGGAGAATCCGTGCAGATAAACGGTACGTTCACGCATGCCGGGAACAGCTAATATACTGGAGTGCTGCACGTCGTAGGACAGTTCACCGTAAATTTCGTCCGAAAGAACAATCAAATCGTGTTCTATGGCAAATGCGGCAATTTCTTCGGTTTCTTTGCGAGACAAAACCGCGCCGGTCGGATTGGTCGGGAAGTTGAGAATCAGGACTTTTGTTTTTTCCGTCACCTTTTCTTCGAGCTGCGCACGGGTTAGACGGAAGCTATTCTCAACAGAGGTTTCGATCTTGACCGGCACCCCATGAGCAAAGGTAATGATCGGGTTGTAGGAAACGTAGCAGGGTTCGTGATAGAGCACTTCGTCGCCCGGCTCAATCAGTGCACGCAGAGCAAGATCCATCGCCTCGCTGACGCCGACTGTAACCAGAATTTCACGG of Tichowtungia aerotolerans contains these proteins:
- a CDS encoding NAD(P)H-dependent glycerol-3-phosphate dehydrogenase, whose translation is MNCFVIGNGGWGTALAMTLAGNGHRVTIWGPFEEEIETIRSAGENSVYLPGVDLPSEIKWTSDPSASAGTDLVVMVTPSRFYRSTLETFVPYLSENTLIVSATKGLDEKTHQRMSEVAEEVLHREIAVLSGPSHAEEVARGVPTAVTVAGSDFQTLEKIQAAFMGPAFRVYTSDDLIGVELGGTLKNVIAVAAGILDGIGLGDNSKAALMTRGLAEIARLGAALGAKPETFSGLSGIGDLIVTCASRHSRNRSVGERLGRGESLQEIMNGMKQVAEGIWNAKAARDLAEKHHIDVPITEEVCQIVENGKDPKQALHDLMNRDPKAE
- a CDS encoding alpha/beta hydrolase yields the protein MMQKKLSCLMLSLLALTLSAVAASVNIISIPASTMEKTIPATLILPDAYENNADQRFPVLYLLHGAGGNHAGWNNAAEISRLADEYGMIVLCPDGGKTSWYFDSPIDPTYQYETYVAKDCVQFMDSNYRTLAQRESRATCGLSMGGHGALFLAIRHLDTFSVAVALSGGVDIRPFPNNWDIKLRIGEKQTNPENWEQFTVINLAKNLKNDDLAISLDCGTGDFFREVNRALHQQLIDDGIDHHFEENPGKHNWDYWKSAIQRQMIFIDQHIAHSLVQ
- a CDS encoding DUF4395 family protein; amino-acid sequence: MNTLNKSVVRITAFLTVLLLLGGLFSMLKWVALILCFDALIRGFTNLPISPLHRAARAQSKILRRGATPVDAAPYRFAARIGFAVYALITLLAFTGLIAPARILTQLMVLAAGVEAFAGINIWGKVYTLLHKSR
- a CDS encoding RluA family pseudouridine synthase, translating into MNRPPLTLAAFGLCTDCRTVHTLPVGNSRQYADGLIKELDERRCIDDASNPKFSTDYLWGDARGQMFGVLECEDRNGNSVVLKAFSCQYNGEWSVDGWVPPIPNPQAFEQLIAEPDREINIRTRALKKLQATDPDHFQLFEERKALSQQLMKEIHALYRLTNFRGATRPLSAIFPGDNIPTGVGDCCAPKLLNYAVLNKLKPLGLSEFYYGRENKSGTRQHKKFYPACAEKCRPILGFMLCGLDGASATTAAQKKLEFLFADDSLVVVAKPSGLLSVPGKGPENQDCVTARIREVFPDCPGHPEVHRLDMDTSGLMVLALNRDAHRELSRQFHDRETSKKYIALLNGEIEEGSGVIKLPFRLDVDNRPMQIYDPVHGKIGITRWKTLGIEDGKTRVEMIPITGRTHQLRVHAASEHGIGVPIIGDRLYGTGTAPGQLKLHASFLSFIHPATGRKMQFTSEPPF
- a CDS encoding aminotransferase class I/II-fold pyridoxal phosphate-dependent enzyme, with product MKTNAPKSLRDRIAAHVRDIPRSGIRDFFDIVSSRDDVISLGVGEPDFVTPWHIREAAITALEQGVTSYTSNFGLLSLRKELSSYVKGLIGVEYSADREILVTVGVSEAMDLALRALIEPGDEVLYHEPCYVSYNPIITFAHGVPVKIETSVENSFRLTRAQLEEKVTEKTKVLILNFPTNPTGAVLSRKETEEIAAFAIEHDLIVLSDEIYGELSYDVQHSSILAVPGMRERTVYLHGFSKAWAMTGFRLGFSCAPPELTEAMMKIHQYTMLCAPVLSQRAALEALQNPAEDIAGMRESYAARRNYMHSAFQEMGVECFLPGGAFYMFPTIGKFGLSSYDFAMKLLEEENVAVVPGTAFGACGEGSVRCCFATAFDDLKEAMPRIARFVSRLS